One region of Trichosurus vulpecula isolate mTriVul1 chromosome 1, mTriVul1.pri, whole genome shotgun sequence genomic DNA includes:
- the DCAF15 gene encoding DDB1- and CUL4-associated factor 15 isoform X1 codes for MAPSSKSERNSGAGSGGGGGGGLGGKRAGGRRREHVLKQLERVRISGQLSPRLFRKLPPRVCVSLKSIVDEDFLCAGHIFLGFSKCGRYVLSYTSNSGDDDFSFYIYHLYWWEFNVHSKLKLVRQVRLFQDEEIYSDLYLTVCEWPSDSSKVIVFGFNTRSANGILMNMMMMSDENHRDIYISTVAMPPRDRCPSCRDASLSHPGDPSAHCLRHGFMLHTKYQVVYPFPTFQPAFQLKKDQVVLLNTSYSLVACAVSVCSAGDSSFCQILYDRTTHPPAPPDPPGPPSREDPPASRGPCPEATPARPPEPSPAVAKAKEFVADIFRRAKEAKGGAVEEARQPPCLGASGSRCRLPCEAPALDRESGPRDSPPDTVPPVAEPGYVNYTKLHYVLEPGDWAEPEDGFEDDKISLPFVVTDLRGRNLRPMRERAVFQGQYLTVEQLTLDFEYVINEVIRNDATWSHQFCSFSDYDIVILEVCPETNQVLINIGLLLLAFPSPNEEAQLRPKTYHTSLKVAWDLNTGIFVTVSVGDLTEVKGQTSGSVWSSYRKSCVDMVMKWLVPENSGRYVNRMTNEALHKGGAQAVSTTQRSLPLLAWPVGLLIWL; via the exons ATGGCGCCCAGCTCGAAATCGGAGCGGAACAGCGGGGCCGGGAGCGGCGGCGGAGGCGGCGGAGGCCTTGGAGGGAAGCGGGCCGGAGGGCGGCGGCGGGAACATGTCCTCAAGCAGCTGGAGCGTGTCAGG ATTAGTGGGCAGCTCTCCCCTCGACTGTTCCGTAAGCTACCACCCCGTGTCTGCGTATCCTTAAAGAGCATTGTGGATGAGGACTTCCTTTGTGCAGG GCACATCTTCCTGGGTTTTTCCAAATGCGGCCGCTATGTCCTCTCCTATACGAGCAACAGTGGTGATGATGACTTCTCCTTCTATATCTACCACCTGTATTGGTGGGAATTCAACGTCCACAGCAAGCTGAAGCTG GTGAGGCAGGTGCGgctcttccaggatgaagagatTTATAGTGACCTGTATCTGACTGTTTGCGAGTGGCCCAGTGACTCTTCCAAAGTCATCGTCTTTGGCTTCAA CACCCGGTCAGCCAATGGGATTCTAATGAACATGATGATGATGAGTGATGAGAACCACCGGGACATCTACATTAGCACTGTGGCAATGCCACCCAGAGACCGTTGCCCTAGCTGCCGAGATGCCAGCCTTTCCCATCCTG gaGACCCTAGTGCCCATTGCCTGAGACATGGGTTCATGCTGCATACCAAGTACCAGGTGGTCTATCCCTTCCCCACCTTCCAGCCAGCCTTCCAGCTCAAAAAGGACCAGGTGGTGTTGCTCAACACCAGTTACTCCCTGGTGGCCTGTGCAGTCTCTGTCTGCTCAGCAG GTGACAGCAGTTTCTGCCAAATCCTCTATGACCGAACCACCCATCCGCCAGCCCCACCTGACCCTCCTGGGCCCCCGAGCCGAGAGGATCCCCCTGCGTCCAGAGGACCCTGCCCAGAGGCCACCCCTGCTCGCCCTCCAGAGCCCTCGCCAGCTGTTGCCAAAGCCAAGGAATTTGTGGCTGACATTTTCCGGAGGGCCAAGGAGGCAAAGGGTGGTGCCGTGGAGGAGGCCCGACAGCCCCCCTGCTTGGGGGCCTCGGGCAGCCGATGTCGCCTGCCGTGTGAGGCCCCAGCCCTGGACAGGGAGTCAGGACCCCGGGACAGTCCTCCTGACACAGTGCCCCCTGTTGCAGAGCCGGGTTATGTCAACTACACCAAGCTCCATTATGTGCTAGAGCCTGGGGACTGGGCTGAACCAGAGGATG GGTTTGAAGATGACAAGATCTCCCTTCCATTTGTGGTGACTGATCTCCGGGGCAGGAATCTACGGCCTATGAGAGAGCGGGCAGTATTTCAG GGCCAGTATCTGACAGTGGAGCAGCTCACGCTCGACTTTGAGTATGTCATTAATGAAGTCATACGAAATGATGCCACTTGGAGCCACCAGTTCTGCTCGTTCAGTGACTATGACATCGTCATTTTGGAG GTCTGTCCTGAAACCAACCAGGTCCTCATCAACATTGGCCTGCTGCTCCtggccttcccttcccccaatgaGGAGGCCCAGCTCcg ACCAAAGACCTATCATACCAGCTTGAAGGTGGCCTGGGACCTGAACACAGGCATCTTCGTTACGGTCAGCGTGGGTGATCTTACTGAGGTCAAAGGGCAGACCAG tggCAGCGTCTGGAGCTCCTATCGAAAGAGTTGTGTGGACATGGTGATGAAGTGGCTAGTGCCTGAGAACAGTGGCCGTTATGTCAACAGGATGACCAATGAGGCACTGCACAAAGGTGGGGCTCAGGCAGTCTCAACGACCCAGCGTTCTCTTCCTCTGCTTGCTTGGCCTGTCGGTCTTCTTATCTGGCTTTGA
- the DCAF15 gene encoding DDB1- and CUL4-associated factor 15 isoform X2, whose amino-acid sequence MAPSSKSERNSGAGSGGGGGGGLGGKRAGGRRREHVLKQLERVRISGQLSPRLFRKLPPRVCVSLKSIVDEDFLCAGHIFLGFSKCGRYVLSYTSNSGDDDFSFYIYHLYWWEFNVHSKLKLVRQVRLFQDEEIYSDLYLTVCEWPSDSSKVIVFGFNTRSANGILMNMMMMSDENHRDIYISTVAMPPRDRCPSCRDASLSHPGDPSAHCLRHGFMLHTKYQVVYPFPTFQPAFQLKKDQVVLLNTSYSLVACAVSVCSAGDSSFCQILYDRTTHPPAPPDPPGPPSREDPPASRGPCPEATPARPPEPSPAVAKAKEFVADIFRRAKEAKGGAVEEARQPPCLGASGSRCRLPCEAPALDRESGPRDSPPDTVPPVAEPGYVNYTKLHYVLEPGDWAEPEDGFEDDKISLPFVVTDLRGRNLRPMRERAVFQGQYLTVEQLTLDFEYVINEVIRNDATWSHQFCSFSDYDIVILEVCPETNQVLINIGLLLLAFPSPNEEAQLRPKTYHTSLKVAWDLNTGIFVTVSVGDLTEVKGQTSGSVWSSYRKSCVDMVMKWLVPENSGRYVNRMTNEALHKGCSLKVLADNERYTWIVL is encoded by the exons ATGGCGCCCAGCTCGAAATCGGAGCGGAACAGCGGGGCCGGGAGCGGCGGCGGAGGCGGCGGAGGCCTTGGAGGGAAGCGGGCCGGAGGGCGGCGGCGGGAACATGTCCTCAAGCAGCTGGAGCGTGTCAGG ATTAGTGGGCAGCTCTCCCCTCGACTGTTCCGTAAGCTACCACCCCGTGTCTGCGTATCCTTAAAGAGCATTGTGGATGAGGACTTCCTTTGTGCAGG GCACATCTTCCTGGGTTTTTCCAAATGCGGCCGCTATGTCCTCTCCTATACGAGCAACAGTGGTGATGATGACTTCTCCTTCTATATCTACCACCTGTATTGGTGGGAATTCAACGTCCACAGCAAGCTGAAGCTG GTGAGGCAGGTGCGgctcttccaggatgaagagatTTATAGTGACCTGTATCTGACTGTTTGCGAGTGGCCCAGTGACTCTTCCAAAGTCATCGTCTTTGGCTTCAA CACCCGGTCAGCCAATGGGATTCTAATGAACATGATGATGATGAGTGATGAGAACCACCGGGACATCTACATTAGCACTGTGGCAATGCCACCCAGAGACCGTTGCCCTAGCTGCCGAGATGCCAGCCTTTCCCATCCTG gaGACCCTAGTGCCCATTGCCTGAGACATGGGTTCATGCTGCATACCAAGTACCAGGTGGTCTATCCCTTCCCCACCTTCCAGCCAGCCTTCCAGCTCAAAAAGGACCAGGTGGTGTTGCTCAACACCAGTTACTCCCTGGTGGCCTGTGCAGTCTCTGTCTGCTCAGCAG GTGACAGCAGTTTCTGCCAAATCCTCTATGACCGAACCACCCATCCGCCAGCCCCACCTGACCCTCCTGGGCCCCCGAGCCGAGAGGATCCCCCTGCGTCCAGAGGACCCTGCCCAGAGGCCACCCCTGCTCGCCCTCCAGAGCCCTCGCCAGCTGTTGCCAAAGCCAAGGAATTTGTGGCTGACATTTTCCGGAGGGCCAAGGAGGCAAAGGGTGGTGCCGTGGAGGAGGCCCGACAGCCCCCCTGCTTGGGGGCCTCGGGCAGCCGATGTCGCCTGCCGTGTGAGGCCCCAGCCCTGGACAGGGAGTCAGGACCCCGGGACAGTCCTCCTGACACAGTGCCCCCTGTTGCAGAGCCGGGTTATGTCAACTACACCAAGCTCCATTATGTGCTAGAGCCTGGGGACTGGGCTGAACCAGAGGATG GGTTTGAAGATGACAAGATCTCCCTTCCATTTGTGGTGACTGATCTCCGGGGCAGGAATCTACGGCCTATGAGAGAGCGGGCAGTATTTCAG GGCCAGTATCTGACAGTGGAGCAGCTCACGCTCGACTTTGAGTATGTCATTAATGAAGTCATACGAAATGATGCCACTTGGAGCCACCAGTTCTGCTCGTTCAGTGACTATGACATCGTCATTTTGGAG GTCTGTCCTGAAACCAACCAGGTCCTCATCAACATTGGCCTGCTGCTCCtggccttcccttcccccaatgaGGAGGCCCAGCTCcg ACCAAAGACCTATCATACCAGCTTGAAGGTGGCCTGGGACCTGAACACAGGCATCTTCGTTACGGTCAGCGTGGGTGATCTTACTGAGGTCAAAGGGCAGACCAG tggCAGCGTCTGGAGCTCCTATCGAAAGAGTTGTGTGGACATGGTGATGAAGTGGCTAGTGCCTGAGAACAGTGGCCGTTATGTCAACAGGATGACCAATGAGGCACTGCACAAAG GCTGCTCCCTGAAGGTCCTGGCTGACAACGAGCGGTACACATGGATTGTGCTGTGA